In the genome of candidate division KSB1 bacterium, one region contains:
- a CDS encoding metalloregulator ArsR/SmtB family transcription factor, with product MTGRKSELFKALSDETRLRLLNLFLVSKEPLCVCELTDALNVPQYQISKHLSLLKYMGLIKHEKHGKWAYYSLNEGNPVNDQLFKFLRDFLIDPPFQSDWQYLQTRLCLRQNGKCVIGAIAAEEWDGLLQGKKLIREANCS from the coding sequence ATGACAGGGCGTAAAAGCGAACTATTCAAAGCGCTATCCGATGAAACAAGGCTAAGGTTATTGAACCTGTTCCTGGTGTCAAAAGAACCGCTATGTGTCTGTGAATTAACCGATGCTTTAAACGTACCACAATATCAGATTTCCAAACATCTGAGCTTGTTAAAATATATGGGTCTTATTAAGCACGAGAAACATGGAAAGTGGGCTTACTATTCCCTGAATGAGGGAAATCCCGTGAATGATCAGCTATTTAAATTTTTGCGGGACTTTTTGATAGATCCGCCGTTTCAAAGCGATTGGCAGTATTTACAGACACGATTATGTTTACGCCAAAACGGTAAATGCGTCATCGGCGCAATTGCTGCTGAAGAATGGGATGGTTTATTACAAGGGAAAAAATTAATAAGAGAAGCAAACTGTTCGTAA
- a CDS encoding sulfite exporter TauE/SafE family protein: MNQHLIISIGLFILAIISGMLGLGVAFAAVPFLGLFLPDLVNQVQPLSLLLNGLTALFSTFGFAKSGYVDWQKAIILAIVATVTAPFGAYLAHFIPQIYIWYIYFAAVAYLAYRLFRPVKERPCEENFKLALILTIPIAILSGLLGVGPGFLLLPTLIILGFEAKKAAGINAFAVTPPSFSALIPHLSTAQFDISLTIALLILGAIGSFMGARITSRFVPSKRIKQYFAILIVITTMYKIYTMLK; this comes from the coding sequence GTGAATCAACATCTGATTATCAGCATCGGCCTATTCATTCTGGCAATTATTTCCGGAATGCTTGGCTTAGGAGTAGCCTTTGCGGCTGTTCCCTTCCTGGGTCTGTTTCTTCCAGACCTGGTGAATCAGGTGCAACCGCTAAGCTTGCTGTTAAACGGCTTAACCGCTCTTTTTTCAACCTTTGGTTTTGCAAAGAGCGGCTATGTCGACTGGCAGAAGGCGATCATTTTGGCGATTGTGGCAACGGTGACCGCCCCCTTCGGTGCTTATTTGGCACACTTTATCCCTCAGATTTATATCTGGTATATCTATTTTGCCGCAGTAGCATATCTTGCCTATCGGTTGTTTCGTCCGGTAAAGGAAAGGCCTTGCGAGGAGAACTTTAAATTAGCCCTTATCCTGACTATACCCATTGCTATTTTGAGTGGTCTTCTGGGCGTGGGACCGGGATTTTTACTTCTCCCGACACTAATCATTTTGGGCTTTGAAGCAAAAAAGGCCGCCGGCATTAATGCTTTTGCGGTCACTCCGCCGTCGTTTTCGGCCCTCATCCCCCATCTTAGCACGGCTCAGTTTGACATAAGCCTGACCATAGCACTGCTGATCCTCGGTGCGATAGGCTCGTTTATGGGAGCGAGAATTACCAGTCGATTTGTGCCAAGTAAAAGGATCAAGCAATATTTTGCAATCCTGATCGTCATTACCACAATGTACAAGATTTATACTATGCTGAAATGA
- a CDS encoding metalloregulator ArsR/SmtB family transcription factor: MDHAMIFRALGDVTRIRILNLFLQSNEQICVCELMDALHLPQYTVSKHLHILRTAGLIRSGRKGTWVYNQLNREHSVFLEELFKLLKKQLADQYPEDIESLHQRLDLREDGVCTVGVI; this comes from the coding sequence ATGGATCACGCAATGATTTTCAGAGCGTTGGGGGACGTGACCCGAATTCGAATTCTAAATTTATTTCTGCAAAGCAATGAGCAGATTTGCGTTTGCGAGCTGATGGATGCGCTTCATCTGCCGCAGTACACCGTTTCCAAGCACCTGCATATTCTGCGCACGGCTGGTTTGATTCGCTCAGGCCGAAAAGGTACCTGGGTCTACAATCAGCTCAATCGGGAACATTCGGTCTTTCTTGAGGAGTTGTTCAAACTATTGAAAAAGCAATTAGCCGATCAATACCCCGAGGATATAGAATCGTTGCACCAACGGTTAGATTTGCGGGAGGATGGAGTTTGTACCGTTGGTGTTATTTAG
- a CDS encoding formylmethanofuran dehydrogenase subunit E family protein, whose amino-acid sequence MKQGAKHPTLMAFGLLIIWFLCTNIATLMPQEKNADTIDWFYPEWAASAPYNTPIVVRDTESALGRYTLKTKRISLRDLVLFHGHLCDGLVIAFVEIKAVLEKLFPDGVVDRTDLRAVSKNGPCWVDAVSMMTGARINFQTLRIDATVDDGFIIQRISTGEAYEVHLKPGVFPEMQASLEARIRQRRAEGKVVSAAEIDQYEAMANELSRKMLTTPAEQLLTITPKPDYKFRFNDLYGSRGDIINKEMPRY is encoded by the coding sequence ATGAAACAGGGAGCAAAACATCCGACTCTAATGGCTTTTGGGCTGCTCATTATTTGGTTTTTATGCACTAATATTGCAACGTTGATGCCACAGGAAAAAAACGCTGATACCATTGATTGGTTTTATCCTGAATGGGCAGCCAGCGCACCATATAATACGCCAATTGTTGTTCGAGATACAGAAAGTGCACTCGGTCGCTATACTCTCAAGACGAAAAGAATCAGTCTAAGAGATCTGGTGCTTTTTCATGGCCACTTGTGTGATGGACTGGTAATCGCCTTTGTGGAGATAAAAGCGGTACTTGAAAAGCTTTTTCCAGATGGAGTAGTGGACAGAACCGACCTCAGAGCAGTTTCTAAAAATGGTCCTTGCTGGGTTGATGCGGTCTCCATGATGACCGGAGCGCGGATTAATTTTCAAACTCTCCGCATCGATGCCACTGTGGATGATGGATTCATTATTCAGCGGATTTCTACCGGTGAAGCCTATGAAGTACATTTAAAGCCCGGGGTCTTTCCTGAGATGCAGGCAAGTCTTGAAGCCAGAATCCGGCAACGGAGAGCTGAAGGAAAAGTAGTCTCAGCGGCTGAAATTGATCAGTATGAAGCAATGGCCAATGAACTAAGCCGGAAGATGCTCACCACTCCGGCAGAGCAACTTTTAACGATTACACCCAAGCCTGATTACAAGTTCCGATTCAATGACCTGTACGGTAGCAGAGGGGACATCATTAATAAAGAGATGCCTCGTTATTAG
- a CDS encoding permease: MFRKPVRKEWLYLLIVVVLYASGLLYVQINDLSLGSLFKYGLLQPKGITGEDARIADIDTPLSWNILQVLWFIFIKGAAVLVELFQYWVVGMLIAAFLVVFIPWEKIKQKMGYGGVVPNFLATTAGAVIPICSCGIVPVLAGMVESGVPLGPTLAFLIGAPMLNVAAFFMTGAVLGWPLAFGRVLGTYFIAMAVGLTVTYWQKKERFLRRFVKISLAPRLSPQLQQFAYKVGMALVKNPKGLPTEALVSANPGGDEQLMLLAEAGIVDRSKDGLWFIPQASGASTDLTGACFVLPTGDTTRSFGQKLTQLIKSAWDLFLQLNYYLVLAVIIAGAIKVLIPTKVVVNLVGGASLNSVLVASAVAVLAYVCTYVEVPTALALMSKGMGGGATLSYLLGGPGLSLPSIMMLSGVFKARLLALYIGLSFIGCVIAGYVFNLF, from the coding sequence ATGTTTAGAAAACCAGTCCGAAAAGAATGGCTATATTTATTGATCGTGGTGGTGCTTTATGCCAGTGGACTGCTCTATGTGCAGATCAACGATCTTTCATTAGGTTCACTTTTTAAATACGGTCTTTTACAGCCAAAAGGGATCACGGGTGAGGATGCCAGAATAGCGGATATTGACACGCCGCTCAGTTGGAATATACTTCAGGTCCTCTGGTTCATTTTCATCAAAGGAGCGGCAGTGCTGGTGGAGCTATTTCAATATTGGGTGGTGGGTATGCTCATCGCCGCATTTCTAGTGGTGTTTATCCCGTGGGAAAAGATCAAGCAGAAAATGGGGTACGGCGGCGTGGTGCCGAATTTTTTGGCGACCACGGCCGGAGCGGTCATTCCGATCTGCTCCTGTGGCATCGTGCCGGTGCTGGCGGGAATGGTCGAGTCGGGCGTTCCATTGGGTCCTACGCTCGCCTTTCTCATCGGTGCGCCCATGCTGAATGTGGCAGCGTTCTTCATGACCGGCGCCGTGCTGGGATGGCCGTTAGCCTTTGGGCGAGTTTTAGGGACATATTTCATCGCCATGGCCGTCGGATTAACGGTGACTTATTGGCAGAAGAAGGAACGATTTTTAAGAAGGTTTGTGAAAATTTCATTAGCGCCGCGCTTATCGCCGCAATTACAGCAGTTTGCCTACAAAGTGGGGATGGCTCTGGTCAAAAATCCGAAGGGCTTACCCACCGAGGCGCTGGTGTCTGCCAATCCCGGCGGGGATGAACAGCTTATGCTGCTGGCAGAGGCCGGAATTGTGGATCGCAGCAAAGATGGATTGTGGTTCATCCCCCAGGCTTCAGGTGCTTCCACGGATCTCACTGGCGCCTGTTTCGTGCTTCCCACCGGAGATACGACACGGAGTTTTGGCCAGAAGCTGACTCAACTCATAAAAAGTGCCTGGGATTTGTTTTTGCAACTCAATTACTATCTGGTGCTGGCCGTGATCATTGCCGGCGCGATCAAAGTGCTGATTCCGACCAAGGTGGTGGTGAATTTGGTAGGCGGCGCCAGTCTGAATTCGGTTTTGGTCGCCTCGGCGGTTGCCGTCCTTGCCTACGTCTGCACCTATGTGGAAGTGCCCACCGCACTGGCGCTGATGAGTAAGGGCATGGGCGGCGGCGCCACGCTTTCCTATCTGCTGGGCGGGCCAGGCCTTAGCTTACCTTCGATCATGATGTTGAGCGGCGTATTCAAAGCAAGGCTGCTCGCTCTTTATATAGGTTTAAGTTTTATCGGCTGCGTGATCGCCGGGTATGTGTTTAATTTGTTTTAA
- a CDS encoding zinc ribbon domain-containing protein: protein MPTYEFGCIDCGEKFDIFASVSQKNEGLKLVCPKCGSSNAVQLFNSINFVKSNAGSPNKAFQMAGGCGPNPGPGCC, encoded by the coding sequence ATGCCAACGTATGAATTTGGTTGTATCGATTGTGGCGAAAAGTTTGACATATTCGCCAGCGTCAGTCAGAAAAATGAAGGTTTGAAATTAGTATGTCCCAAGTGTGGCAGTTCGAATGCCGTACAACTTTTTAACAGCATTAATTTTGTCAAAAGCAATGCTGGCAGCCCGAATAAAGCGTTCCAGATGGCTGGCGGCTGTGGACCGAATCCTGGGCCTGGATGCTGCTAA
- a CDS encoding universal stress protein, with the protein MFKTIMIATDLSPASDAILKCANGFRLLGAETIFLCHALGLRHLEDLKYSLIKKAEPKLVAQKKILEQQGLQTIVEIAPGIPSEEINRIADEKKVSLIVIGTHGESLASHLLFKFGGVASEVLHSHSRPLLLVRTQVTEDRGEVCCEASCADFRGNVLYNTDFSDTAYRAFEYLEQIVAAGCKKVTLLHVQDQAHISKHLEHKLEEFNRIDTERLEMLKSKLIEKGAKDVRIKIPYGHSKSEILKESQENNYSLIVMGSQGRGFIKEIFLGSVSCHVARYARQSVLLVPALR; encoded by the coding sequence ATGTTTAAAACGATCATGATTGCGACAGATCTGTCGCCAGCGTCTGATGCCATTTTAAAATGCGCCAATGGATTCCGCTTGCTTGGCGCCGAAACCATTTTTCTTTGTCATGCTCTTGGGCTTCGGCATCTGGAAGATCTCAAATATTCCCTGATAAAAAAAGCCGAGCCCAAATTGGTCGCTCAGAAAAAAATACTTGAACAACAGGGATTGCAGACCATTGTCGAAATTGCGCCGGGAATTCCGTCGGAGGAAATCAATAGAATAGCCGATGAAAAGAAAGTTTCGTTAATTGTGATCGGAACCCATGGGGAAAGCCTGGCCAGTCATTTACTCTTTAAATTTGGCGGCGTGGCATCCGAAGTATTACACAGCCACAGCAGACCCTTGTTATTGGTTCGAACGCAAGTAACTGAAGATAGGGGCGAAGTCTGTTGCGAAGCTTCATGCGCTGACTTTCGCGGTAATGTGCTTTATAACACGGATTTTTCGGATACCGCTTATCGGGCGTTTGAATACCTCGAGCAGATTGTAGCGGCAGGCTGTAAAAAGGTAACCCTGCTTCACGTCCAGGACCAGGCCCACATCAGCAAACATCTGGAACATAAGCTGGAGGAGTTTAATCGAATTGACACCGAACGGCTGGAAATGCTCAAAAGCAAATTGATCGAAAAGGGTGCCAAAGATGTCAGGATTAAAATCCCTTACGGTCATAGCAAAAGTGAGATCTTAAAAGAATCACAGGAAAATAATTATTCATTAATTGTCATGGGCAGTCAGGGACGTGGTTTCATTAAGGAAATTTTTCTTGGCAGTGTCAGTTGTCATGTGGCGCGCTATGCCAGACAGTCAGTACTGTTAGTGCCGGCCTTACGCTAA